Proteins encoded together in one Impatiens glandulifera chromosome 1, dImpGla2.1, whole genome shotgun sequence window:
- the LOC124945304 gene encoding uncharacterized mitochondrial protein AtMg00810-like, with protein MTSIRIVLALAASSLWKLWQLDVKNVFLYGELDRPIYIEQPPGFEKTDASESDSSLFIKKKHGQMVVVLLYVDDIILTGSNYDEVIRLQYELSLCFEMKKLGELGIFLGMQIKNFDKGLFVSQINYTKKLVENFGMTNGKKSYTSLDVNPRLSRDEGTCLPDPLPYHALVGSLTITRPDIAYAVGVVSRYMNEPRKPHLEEAKKIVKYINTSLDIGLLYEKDAKFVLQGYADADFAGDRDDRKSTSGFVFFCGNTSISWSSRKQGSVSLSTTEAEYKASTHAAQECIWLRRL; from the exons ATGACGTCAATTCGCATTGTGTTGGCCTTAGCAGCAAGTTCTCTATGGAAATTGTGGCAATTGGATGTCAAGAATGTATTTCTCTATGGAGAACTTGATCGTCCAATATATATTGAACAACCACCTGGATTCGAGAAGACTGATG CTtcagaatccgactcaagtctatttataaagaagaaACATGGACAGATGGTGGTTGTGcttctttatgtggatgatataaTCTTGACGGGCAGTAACTATGATGAGGTTATTCGTCTACAATATGAGCTCTCGctttgttttgagatgaagaagcttGGTGAACTTGGAATTTTCCTTGGTATGCAAATCAAAAATTTCGATAAAGGGTTGTTTGTATCGCAGATCAACTATACAAAGAAGTTAGTAGAAAATTTTGGTATGACTAATGGAAAAAAGAGTTATACTTCTCTCGACGTAAATCCTAGACTTAGTCGAGACGAAGGAACGTGTCTACCAGATCCTCTTCCTTATCATGCTCTTGTGGGAAGTTTGACTATAACAAGGCCTGACATTGCTTATGCAGTTGGAgtggtgagtcgatacatgAATGAGCCAAGGAAACCACACCTCGAAGAAGCGAAGAAAATTGTAAAGTATATTAATACCTCACTAGATATTGGTCTACTATATGAGAAAGATGCGAAATTTGTCTTGCAAGGATATGCAGATGCTGACTTTGCTGGAGATCGAGACGATCGAAAGTCCACATCTgggtttgtttttttttgtggaAACACTAGCATATCTTGGAGTAGTAGGAAACAAGGATCGGTATCCTTGTCTACAACAGAAGCGGAATACAAAGCATCAACTCACGCAGCACAGGAGTGCATATGGCTTCGTAGACTCTGA